Proteins from a genomic interval of Cheilinus undulatus linkage group 15, ASM1832078v1, whole genome shotgun sequence:
- the LOC121522230 gene encoding claudin-10-like, with protein sequence MGYRTVVMYMEIGCFVVCVSGWILVCSTMPTEIWTWSEVGSIVLTTSNYFSNLWKDCISDSTGVSDCKGIPSMLALHWEIHFCRALIIIAIILSFFGSILVLVGMKCTKIGGTEIVNARVTFAGGMNYLIGGMCAMIAFSYYGHKIVSEFKDPLYKEQKFEIGVGVFIGWGGSTLLVSGGLIYSIFAGWEGCKSSKPERYPAYQYPEAYTAVPTKKSIASSVSSGSSESRKSKTTSGSRASSISAITDATRTTATNAYV encoded by the exons ATGGGTTACAGGACGGTGGTGATGTACATGGAGATTGGCTGCTTCGTGGTTTGCGTATCCGGCTGGATTCTAGTTTGTTCTACCATGCCTACAGAGATCTGGACTTGGTCTGAGGTGGGCAGCATTGTCTTGACTACTTCAAACTACTTCTCCAACCTGTGGAAGGATTGCATTTCAGATTCAACTGGAGTATCGGACTGCAAGGGAATCCCATCGATGCTGGCTCTGCACT GGGAAATTCACTTCTGCCGTGCCCTCATCATCATCGCTATTATACTGTCTTTCTTTGGATCAATTCTGGTCTTAGTGGGAATGAAGTGCACTAAAATCGGAGGGACAGAAATTGTTAATGCAAGGGTAACCTTTGCTGGGGGGATGAACTACCTTATTGGAG GGATGTGTGCTATGATTGCTTTCTCGTACTATGGACACAAAATTGTATCAGAATTTAAGGACCCATTGTACAAGGAGCAGAA GTTTGAAATAGGTGTTGGTGTCTTCATTGGCTGGGGAGGCTCTACCTTACTCGTTTCTGGAGGCCTTATTTACAGTATCTTTGCAGGCTGGGAAGGGTGCAAATCAAG CAAACCTGAGAGATATCCCGCCTACCAGTACCCTGAGGCCTACACAGCTGTTCCAACAAAAAAGAGCATTGCATCATCGGTTTCTTCGGGGAGTAGTGAGAGCAGAAAATCTAAGACCACCAGCGGCAGCAGAGCCAGCAGCATCTCTGCAATCACAGATGCCACCAGGACCACAGCTACGAATGCATATGTGTGA